Below is a window of bacterium DNA.
ATTTTAAAAGTTTGAAAAAAAACTCTGGTTATAGATAAAGGTAGAGGCTATGAAGAAGCATGTTTCGTTCGCTGTGCTGCTGTTGTCGCTGGTCGCCGTTGCCCACGCGTCGGAAGGATCGGCTCATGGGGGCGTCCATCTGGGCGAGCTCCTGCCGGTGTGGAGCGGCTTGCCGTTCCTCGGCATCTTGTTGTCCATCGCCCTGTTTCCCTTGTTCGCCCCTCATTTCTGGCATCACCATTTCGGCAAGGTGTCGGCCTTTTGGGCGCT
It encodes the following:
- a CDS encoding sodium:proton antiporter produces the protein MKKHVSFAVLLLSLVAVAHASEGSAHGGVHLGELLPVWSGLPFLGILLSIALFPLFAPHFWHHHFGKVSAFWAL